Proteins found in one Enterococcus sp. 9D6_DIV0238 genomic segment:
- a CDS encoding PTS sugar transporter subunit IIC translates to MQKFNEIIDRSLVPVATKLNNQRHIAAVRDAFMLIFPLTISASLVILVNNILFSNDSFVVQLLRLSSIFPNLESAQQVLSSVANGTINIMSIFITYLVAQILAKHFEADSTLVGLTSIACFMILYPKPFNADDLNVISTQYLGAQGLFVAMIVGCLVGEFLPKLFKVKRMQIKMPEMVPPAVSRSFSSMIPIVIVVGVAAIINFLVLMIAPEGINELIYKGIQSPLRDLGGNVVGVLLLAFIQTLLFSIGIHGPNTLNAVRSAIFTEQDLANLDFVNQGGSLWDVPYKETWGILNDMFANMGGTGMTMGLIIAIFIASKRPEQREIAKMSLVPGIFQINEPIIFGLPIVLNPLLIIPFILVPMVNILIGYFATVVWQIMPSPAIGVPWTTPGIINLFLGTGGNIVAVVVGIVCLAVSTVIYLPFVIASNRAQKIEL, encoded by the coding sequence ATGCAAAAATTCAATGAGATCATCGATCGCTCACTAGTGCCGGTTGCGACGAAGCTAAATAATCAACGGCATATTGCAGCGGTCAGAGATGCTTTTATGCTGATTTTTCCATTGACGATTTCGGCGTCACTCGTTATTTTAGTCAACAATATTTTATTTTCAAACGACAGTTTTGTTGTGCAATTATTACGATTATCGAGTATTTTTCCAAATTTAGAAAGTGCTCAGCAAGTGCTATCTTCTGTAGCTAATGGAACGATCAACATCATGAGCATTTTTATTACGTACTTGGTTGCTCAAATTTTGGCGAAGCATTTCGAAGCAGATTCGACTTTGGTTGGTCTAACAAGTATTGCTTGTTTTATGATCTTGTACCCAAAACCTTTTAACGCTGACGACTTGAATGTGATCAGCACACAATATTTAGGGGCGCAAGGTTTATTTGTTGCAATGATCGTTGGCTGTTTGGTCGGAGAATTTTTACCAAAACTTTTTAAAGTCAAACGCATGCAAATCAAGATGCCGGAAATGGTTCCACCAGCTGTATCTCGTTCTTTCTCAAGCATGATCCCAATTGTGATCGTTGTTGGAGTAGCTGCGATTATCAACTTTTTAGTTCTGATGATTGCACCAGAAGGAATCAATGAATTGATTTATAAAGGAATCCAAAGTCCGTTGCGTGATCTTGGCGGAAATGTAGTAGGTGTTTTATTACTGGCTTTTATCCAAACCTTGCTATTTTCGATCGGGATTCACGGGCCAAATACCTTGAATGCGGTTCGTTCTGCTATTTTTACGGAACAAGATTTAGCGAATCTTGATTTTGTCAATCAAGGAGGATCACTTTGGGATGTACCGTATAAAGAAACTTGGGGCATTTTAAATGATATGTTCGCAAATATGGGCGGAACTGGTATGACAATGGGACTGATCATTGCGATCTTTATTGCTTCAAAACGTCCGGAACAAAGAGAAATTGCCAAAATGTCGTTAGTTCCGGGTATATTCCAAATCAATGAGCCAATCATTTTTGGTCTGCCGATCGTTTTAAATCCATTATTGATCATCCCGTTTATCTTAGTTCCGATGGTCAACATTTTGATCGGTTACTTTGCGACAGTCGTTTGGCAGATCATGCCTTCGCCGGCAATAGGCGTGCCGTGGACGACGCCTGGGATCATCAATCTGTTCTTAGGAACCGGTGGGAATATCGTTGCAGTAGTAGTAGGGATCGTCTGTTTGGCTGTATCTACAGTCATTTACCTTCCTTTCGTTATTGCATCGAACCGAGCACAAAAAATCGAGTTATAA
- a CDS encoding WxL domain-containing protein, with protein MKLNKLHLVSGVALAAIAVSAVTPAFAAEEVGGQTNSQGTITFSEDGDGGEEGGGGGIIDPVDPENPDIEEPGGGGNGGGDMEGPLTIDFVSGIDFGNRKISGSTQKYYAKYNGSVNSEAETVYLPTFVQVTDNRGKNDGWKLEVSNTQFVDADTNEELAGAVLTLGSDNQVFTQNDNGASSKVAAKGNIKLDGQGKDQTIVTPATDKGMGVNSIAFGTEEYGTATDTNSAVTLEVPGKAKKNEDATYVSELTWTLSQTEV; from the coding sequence ATGAAATTAAACAAACTACACCTAGTTAGCGGTGTCGCTTTAGCTGCGATCGCAGTATCAGCCGTAACACCAGCATTTGCAGCAGAAGAAGTAGGCGGACAAACAAATTCTCAAGGAACGATCACTTTCAGCGAAGATGGCGATGGTGGAGAAGAAGGCGGCGGCGGTGGAATCATCGACCCGGTTGACCCAGAAAATCCAGACATTGAAGAGCCAGGCGGCGGCGGAAATGGTGGCGGAGACATGGAAGGTCCACTAACGATCGATTTCGTATCAGGTATTGACTTTGGTAACCGTAAAATCTCAGGTAGTACTCAAAAGTATTATGCAAAATATAATGGATCAGTAAACTCTGAAGCAGAAACTGTCTACTTACCAACATTTGTTCAAGTAACAGATAACCGCGGTAAAAATGACGGATGGAAATTAGAAGTTTCAAATACACAATTTGTAGATGCAGACACAAACGAAGAATTAGCAGGAGCTGTTTTGACTCTTGGATCAGATAACCAAGTATTTACACAAAACGACAATGGCGCTTCTTCAAAAGTAGCTGCAAAAGGGAACATCAAATTAGATGGACAAGGAAAAGATCAAACGATCGTAACACCAGCAACAGATAAAGGTATGGGTGTGAACAGTATTGCATTCGGTACTGAAGAATATGGTACAGCTACTGACACAAACAGCGCTGTAACATTAGAAGTTCCTGGTAAAGCTAAGAAAAATGAAGATGCAACATACGTATCAGAATTAACTTGGACATTATCTCAAACAGAAGTATAA
- a CDS encoding 6-phospho-beta-glucosidase, protein MTNKIGENFLWGGAIAAHQAEGAWNIEGKGLSIADVMTAGGNGIPRKITQGVIEGEYYPNHEAIDFYHHYKEDIQLFKELGLKCFRTSIAWSRIFPKGVEEEPNEAGLLYYDRLFDTLIEHGIEPVITLSHFEMPYYIYEKFGGFSNKEVIPLFVKFATCVFERYKDKVTYWMTFNEINNQADGQDPLHVWTNSAMIIEDETKKEELVFQAGINELIASAAAVIEGKKINPDFQIGCMMAYVPVYPYSCNPEDMMASVKANERRFFYNDIHARGKVPTYALKYWAEKNYQIDISKEELAILKEGTVDYIGFSYYMSGTISTLEEIEGQATEDIPRAKIVKNPYIEVSDWGWPIDEVGLRYVLNTVYQRYDLPMFIVENGFGAYDQLTEDNTVHDDYRVEYLKKHIEQMKKAIVEDGVPVIGYTPWGVIDIVSFGSGEMEKRYGMIYVDKDNEGNGTLKRLKKDSFSWYQKVIETNGEKL, encoded by the coding sequence ATGACGAATAAAATAGGAGAAAATTTTTTATGGGGCGGTGCGATTGCAGCTCATCAAGCAGAAGGTGCTTGGAATATAGAGGGGAAAGGGCTGAGCATCGCTGATGTAATGACTGCTGGTGGAAATGGGATTCCCCGAAAAATAACGCAAGGAGTCATTGAGGGGGAATATTACCCCAACCATGAAGCAATTGACTTTTATCATCATTACAAAGAGGATATTCAATTGTTTAAAGAATTAGGCTTAAAATGTTTTCGGACCTCTATCGCATGGAGTCGGATTTTTCCTAAAGGAGTAGAAGAGGAGCCTAATGAGGCGGGATTATTATATTATGATCGTTTATTTGATACACTGATCGAACATGGGATCGAGCCAGTGATCACGTTGTCTCATTTTGAAATGCCGTACTATATTTATGAGAAGTTTGGTGGCTTTTCAAACAAAGAAGTCATTCCTTTATTCGTAAAATTTGCTACTTGTGTTTTTGAACGCTACAAAGACAAAGTAACCTATTGGATGACATTCAATGAAATCAATAATCAGGCCGATGGACAAGATCCACTGCACGTTTGGACAAATTCAGCGATGATCATAGAAGATGAGACGAAAAAAGAAGAGCTTGTTTTTCAGGCGGGGATCAATGAACTGATCGCCAGTGCAGCGGCTGTGATTGAAGGGAAAAAAATTAATCCTGATTTTCAAATCGGCTGTATGATGGCGTATGTTCCTGTGTATCCGTACTCATGTAATCCTGAGGATATGATGGCTTCAGTCAAAGCAAATGAACGCAGATTTTTCTATAATGACATTCATGCCCGCGGAAAAGTACCAACCTATGCACTAAAATATTGGGCGGAAAAAAACTATCAGATAGACATTAGTAAAGAAGAGTTAGCTATTTTGAAAGAAGGAACCGTTGATTATATCGGATTTAGCTATTATATGTCTGGTACGATATCAACGCTTGAAGAGATCGAAGGACAGGCGACCGAAGATATTCCAAGGGCAAAAATAGTCAAAAATCCGTATATCGAGGTCTCTGACTGGGGCTGGCCTATCGATGAAGTTGGGTTGCGTTATGTGTTGAATACTGTTTATCAACGCTATGATTTGCCAATGTTTATTGTGGAAAATGGATTTGGTGCTTATGATCAACTGACTGAAGACAATACCGTTCATGATGATTACCGTGTGGAGTATTTAAAAAAGCACATCGAACAAATGAAAAAAGCAATCGTAGAAGATGGTGTACCAGTTATTGGCTACACTCCCTGGGGTGTGATCGATATCGTAAGTTTCGGCAGCGGTGAGATGGAAAAACGCTACGGGATGATCTACGTGGATAAGGATAATGAAGGCAATGGAACACTTAAACGCTTAAAGAAAGACTCCTTTTCTTGGTATCAAAAAGTGATTGAAACGAATGGCGAGAAACTTTAA
- a CDS encoding ABC transporter ATP-binding protein, whose protein sequence is MDDLVKVTNLGKKYEQHEALKSLSFSIKKGELFSILGPNGAGKSTLISLILGLIKADTGDITLDGKALTTDSFEHKSLISVVFQNSILDAELSVKENLVMRAYFYTQNWKEAKKLAEEKLQDVQGTHLLSKRYGVLSGGERRKVDIARALLNTPKLLFLDEPTTGLDIISRADMWTLIHQLKEKYQMTVVLTTHYMEEARDSNMILMLAEGQSVAYDTPENLKMTYRCNTLEDVFLSIIKKERKIYERISV, encoded by the coding sequence ATGGATGACTTAGTTAAAGTAACAAACCTCGGAAAAAAATATGAGCAGCATGAAGCATTGAAATCTCTCTCGTTTTCTATTAAAAAAGGGGAATTATTTTCAATCCTTGGACCAAACGGAGCTGGAAAATCAACATTGATCTCATTGATTTTAGGTCTGATAAAAGCAGATACTGGAGATATAACTCTTGATGGAAAAGCGCTAACGACAGACTCATTCGAACACAAATCACTGATTTCTGTTGTTTTTCAAAATAGCATCTTAGATGCAGAATTATCTGTAAAAGAAAATTTGGTGATGAGAGCTTATTTTTATACTCAAAATTGGAAGGAAGCAAAAAAATTAGCAGAAGAAAAACTTCAGGATGTCCAAGGCACCCATTTGTTAAGTAAGCGCTACGGGGTACTATCAGGAGGAGAACGACGGAAAGTGGATATTGCCAGAGCGTTGCTAAACACTCCGAAGTTATTGTTTCTAGATGAACCGACAACTGGATTAGATATCATCTCACGCGCAGATATGTGGACATTGATCCATCAGTTGAAAGAAAAATACCAAATGACCGTTGTATTGACCACACACTATATGGAAGAAGCCAGAGATTCAAATATGATTTTAATGCTGGCAGAAGGACAGTCCGTGGCCTATGACACACCAGAAAATTTGAAAATGACCTATCGATGCAATACATTGGAAGATGTTTTTCTATCGATCATCAAAAAGGAGCGAAAGATTTATGAACGCATTAGTGTATAG
- a CDS encoding LPXTG cell wall anchor domain-containing protein — MYKYKKRVISFLLCLGMIACFNSFNQPVYASNYTTNGVVEFTKTTETTDTTDTTDTSENENGQKPSESKESEVDGTSSSKKPVGKLPSTGEIISKLSTVGIGLLIVLFCLFLLGQTRRKKHEK; from the coding sequence ATGTATAAGTACAAAAAAAGAGTTATTTCGTTTTTGTTGTGTTTAGGCATGATTGCTTGTTTCAATAGCTTTAATCAGCCCGTTTATGCTTCCAACTATACAACGAACGGTGTGGTAGAATTCACGAAGACAACGGAAACGACAGATACAACAGACACAACAGATACAAGTGAAAATGAAAACGGCCAAAAGCCTTCTGAAAGCAAAGAATCAGAAGTAGATGGAACTTCTTCCAGTAAAAAGCCAGTAGGTAAACTACCTTCAACAGGTGAAATCATTTCTAAGCTGTCTACCGTAGGAATCGGTCTGCTTATCGTTCTATTTTGTTTATTCCTTCTAGGACAAACAAGGAGGAAAAAACATGAAAAATAA
- a CDS encoding DUF3021 family protein: MRIKEYLKESFRLTSLIFTTLVIINLFLQTEALTHSLAYMLLISAISGLLHFLIEDNEKYSSRRILFHQSLYLLIICLQIALANMLLHWQLGTVGLLLNFMIVFLIYFFIRFIMYSNDRKQADEINEFIQKRKRAK; the protein is encoded by the coding sequence ATGCGTATAAAAGAATATTTAAAAGAAAGTTTTCGCTTGACTTCATTGATTTTTACGACCTTGGTGATCATCAATTTATTTCTTCAGACAGAGGCTTTAACTCATTCCCTTGCATATATGCTGCTGATTTCAGCAATTTCAGGTTTATTACACTTTCTAATTGAAGATAATGAAAAATATTCCAGTCGTCGTATTCTTTTCCATCAAAGTCTTTACTTACTGATCATCTGTCTGCAAATAGCGCTTGCAAATATGCTATTACATTGGCAACTTGGAACAGTTGGTTTGTTATTGAATTTCATGATCGTTTTTCTGATCTATTTCTTTATTCGATTTATTATGTATAGTAATGATCGGAAACAGGCAGATGAGATCAATGAATTTATCCAAAAACGGAAGAGAGCGAAATAA
- a CDS encoding DUF916 and DUF3324 domain-containing protein, with amino-acid sequence MKSIMIKQKLLRLITVTSIIIVVSCQFLFGATSALAENMSFAVTPEIPQNQKDRSKTYFDLEMKPDQKQTLDITLKNNTDKELTVEVNANTAFTNDNGVADYSQSDRTDYDSTLKTPFSTIVKPQQKEIKLPANGQAVSKIDITMPKEEYDGLILGGLHFSEKQEETEDTSEGGVQIKNKFAYVVGVSLRENSNEVKTHLELNDIEPTQVNYRNFVQANLQNTEAEIVKDLNVDARVYTEKGKEVLHETKKEDMRMVPNSNFNFPISWDNKEFKAGTYRLEMDATGDGEDYHWVKYFTIDNKEAKKLNEAAVELDKESKLWLYILIAAIVIILLLILLIIFVLHKKKKEEKEPSKKGNGTKNKSKKTNKKSATPNKKKSKSQKGSNDTK; translated from the coding sequence ATGAAAAGTATCATGATCAAACAAAAACTGCTTAGATTAATAACAGTAACTTCCATTATAATTGTAGTCAGCTGCCAATTTTTATTTGGCGCAACTAGTGCTTTAGCAGAAAATATGAGTTTTGCTGTCACACCTGAAATTCCCCAAAATCAGAAAGATAGAAGTAAAACATATTTCGACTTAGAGATGAAACCAGATCAAAAACAAACGCTCGATATAACCTTAAAAAACAATACAGATAAAGAACTGACCGTTGAAGTCAATGCGAATACAGCTTTTACAAACGACAACGGTGTAGCAGACTATAGTCAGTCTGACCGGACAGATTATGATAGTACATTGAAAACTCCATTTTCTACTATTGTAAAACCGCAGCAAAAAGAGATCAAATTACCTGCGAATGGACAAGCGGTTTCTAAAATCGATATCACTATGCCTAAAGAAGAATATGATGGATTGATCTTAGGTGGATTACATTTTAGCGAAAAACAGGAAGAAACAGAAGACACCAGCGAAGGCGGTGTCCAAATTAAAAATAAATTTGCGTATGTCGTCGGTGTATCTTTACGAGAAAACAGCAATGAAGTAAAGACACATTTAGAATTGAATGACATTGAACCAACTCAAGTAAACTATCGTAATTTTGTACAGGCTAATTTGCAAAATACAGAAGCAGAAATCGTAAAAGATTTAAACGTGGATGCTCGTGTATATACTGAAAAAGGCAAAGAAGTACTGCATGAAACGAAAAAAGAAGATATGAGAATGGTCCCTAACTCTAATTTTAATTTTCCTATTTCATGGGACAATAAAGAATTCAAAGCAGGAACCTATCGACTTGAAATGGATGCAACAGGTGATGGAGAAGACTATCACTGGGTAAAATATTTTACTATTGATAATAAAGAAGCGAAAAAACTAAACGAAGCTGCAGTTGAATTGGATAAAGAGTCTAAACTTTGGTTGTACATTCTTATAGCTGCGATCGTTATTATTCTTCTTTTGATACTTTTGATTATATTTGTTTTACATAAAAAGAAAAAAGAAGAAAAAGAGCCAAGCAAAAAGGGAAATGGAACAAAAAACAAAAGCAAGAAAACCAATAAAAAAAGCGCAACACCCAACAAGAAAAAAAGCAAATCCCAAAAAGGATCTAACGATACTAAATAA
- a CDS encoding WxL domain-containing protein gives MTKQKLISSLALSALVLGIATPALADEATSNATVTFVEDEGPTDPGNPGEPDPDPDPGEPDPEPGGGGGENGPLRIDYVSHMQFGEQKISGSTKAYHPLLAKWNYEEGSVYIPQFIQITDNRGTNDGWDLQVERTEFHTADDDILAGAELKITNGEVVNMGDAPSSATPATVNKTVTIPVGSAAKVMAAKEDQGMATWSYSFGEPKDRNEASKDPKEENQDVTLSVPGTSKKIANAEYSSELTWTLVASEA, from the coding sequence ATGACTAAACAAAAATTAATCAGCAGCCTTGCACTAAGCGCATTAGTATTAGGTATTGCAACTCCTGCATTAGCAGATGAAGCTACATCAAACGCAACTGTAACATTCGTCGAAGATGAAGGCCCAACAGATCCAGGTAACCCAGGTGAGCCTGATCCAGATCCAGATCCAGGTGAACCAGATCCAGAACCAGGTGGAGGTGGCGGTGAAAACGGCCCGTTGAGAATCGACTATGTTTCTCACATGCAGTTCGGAGAACAAAAAATTTCAGGTAGCACAAAAGCTTACCACCCACTATTAGCAAAATGGAACTACGAAGAAGGATCTGTATACATCCCTCAATTTATCCAAATCACTGATAACCGTGGAACAAATGACGGTTGGGATCTACAAGTAGAACGTACTGAATTCCATACAGCTGATGACGATATCTTAGCAGGAGCAGAACTTAAAATCACAAACGGTGAAGTCGTAAATATGGGCGATGCACCATCATCTGCAACACCAGCAACAGTAAATAAAACAGTAACAATTCCAGTAGGTAGTGCAGCGAAAGTAATGGCTGCAAAGGAAGACCAAGGGATGGCAACATGGTCGTATTCTTTTGGTGAACCTAAAGATAGAAATGAAGCTTCAAAAGATCCAAAAGAAGAAAACCAAGATGTTACTTTATCAGTACCAGGAACATCTAAGAAAATTGCAAATGCAGAGTACTCTTCTGAGTTAACTTGGACTTTAGTAGCCAGCGAAGCTTAA
- a CDS encoding LytTR family DNA-binding domain-containing protein, with amino-acid sequence MKTTIEIIDLHTEEQAAFKIHQLSPTIEKVIGILKEDEQFLIGEVENTIYKIPFADIFYIEVVDKKSFLYTEKQVYQNADKLYQLEEKLTYFDFIRVSKSMLLNIESIKAIAPLLSGRFEALLVNGEKVAISRKYVPELKKGLGMER; translated from the coding sequence GTGAAAACGACCATCGAAATCATTGATCTACACACCGAGGAACAGGCTGCATTTAAAATACATCAATTATCTCCCACTATAGAAAAAGTCATTGGTATATTGAAAGAAGACGAACAATTTTTGATCGGTGAAGTTGAAAATACGATCTATAAAATTCCTTTTGCAGATATTTTTTATATTGAAGTCGTCGACAAAAAAAGTTTTCTTTATACTGAAAAACAAGTCTATCAAAACGCAGATAAGCTATATCAGCTTGAGGAGAAGCTGACTTACTTTGATTTTATTCGCGTTTCTAAATCGATGCTTTTGAATATTGAATCGATCAAAGCGATCGCCCCACTACTCAGCGGACGTTTTGAAGCGTTATTGGTAAATGGTGAAAAAGTCGCTATATCAAGAAAATATGTCCCAGAATTAAAAAAAGGCTTAGGAATGGAGCGTTGA
- a CDS encoding WxL domain-containing protein, whose amino-acid sequence MKNKQRIILGAALIAVGTSISSNVWAEDGGQTNSDAFLRYEKNLSVVEPVDPIDPPNVIDPGEEKPGTEGPLSIDYASDWNFSSHESSDKSEHYYAMKDNVRLVDGEEKEVPNFFQVTDNSGKNAGWTLYIQQNGQFKTENSSLKGAQIVLQTPEIFTIGDGEEPATKGTIQLDPSGQLSPLLVASENEGTGTWIGMFGSEETADTAIQLKVPEKAAKEEGKYTTSFTWTLATGEI is encoded by the coding sequence ATGAAAAATAAACAACGAATTATTTTAGGAGCAGCATTGATTGCTGTCGGTACATCGATCAGCAGCAATGTTTGGGCTGAAGATGGAGGCCAAACCAATTCGGATGCATTTTTACGCTATGAAAAAAATCTTTCTGTCGTTGAACCAGTAGATCCTATTGATCCCCCCAATGTCATAGATCCAGGTGAAGAAAAACCAGGGACAGAAGGACCTCTAAGCATCGATTATGCATCTGATTGGAATTTTTCTAGTCATGAGTCAAGCGATAAAAGTGAACATTATTACGCAATGAAAGATAACGTCCGTCTGGTAGATGGAGAAGAAAAAGAAGTACCGAACTTTTTCCAAGTAACTGATAACAGTGGTAAAAATGCGGGCTGGACATTATACATTCAGCAAAACGGTCAATTTAAAACAGAAAATAGCTCTTTAAAAGGTGCTCAAATCGTTTTACAAACGCCGGAAATTTTTACGATCGGTGATGGAGAAGAACCTGCAACAAAAGGAACGATTCAATTGGATCCTAGCGGTCAGTTAAGTCCATTACTTGTGGCATCGGAAAATGAGGGGACTGGCACGTGGATTGGCATGTTTGGCAGTGAAGAAACTGCTGATACTGCGATCCAACTAAAAGTCCCTGAAAAAGCAGCCAAAGAAGAAGGGAAATATACGACTTCTTTTACATGGACACTAGCAACTGGTGAAATATAA
- a CDS encoding ABC transporter permease codes for MNALVYRGLALFFKNKQAVVGSFIGALIMIGLYVFLLGDSIVKQLSMLSDPQLVIDTWMLAGVTGIASASSTLGSVSQLIRDKERNVYTDFMISPIAKSKIMLGYFLSTFLISTIITLAVIIVAECYIVFISNGTWLSLPQFILLILAGFLTVLCSSAFMFFVASFFKRIDTFSTMTSIIGPLLGFLTGCYVPIGSLPEATRTVIQYFPLTSGIVLIRRILTENAFAADSSEVTQAVKEELGIIMNYSHEVLVPISILLLSSIFFLSIALWNVKRIEMKR; via the coding sequence ATGAACGCATTAGTGTATAGAGGATTAGCCTTATTTTTTAAAAATAAACAAGCAGTGGTAGGGTCATTTATCGGCGCCTTGATCATGATCGGTTTATATGTCTTTTTGCTTGGTGACAGTATCGTCAAACAATTATCGATGTTATCCGACCCGCAATTAGTGATCGACACCTGGATGTTAGCCGGTGTGACCGGAATTGCTTCTGCTAGCTCTACATTAGGCTCTGTCAGTCAGCTGATTCGAGATAAAGAACGAAATGTTTATACCGACTTCATGATCTCGCCAATCGCTAAAAGTAAAATCATGCTCGGCTATTTCCTTAGCACCTTCTTGATCTCTACGATCATTACACTGGCAGTGATCATCGTGGCTGAGTGTTATATCGTTTTTATTTCAAACGGTACTTGGTTGTCTTTACCACAATTTATCTTGCTGATCTTAGCTGGTTTTTTAACTGTTTTATGTTCATCTGCATTTATGTTTTTTGTTGCCAGCTTTTTCAAACGAATCGATACCTTTTCCACGATGACCTCAATAATAGGTCCCTTGCTCGGCTTTTTAACGGGTTGTTATGTACCTATCGGAAGTCTGCCGGAAGCAACAAGAACGGTGATTCAATATTTTCCTTTGACCAGCGGAATCGTTTTGATTCGACGTATTTTGACTGAAAATGCATTTGCAGCTGATTCTTCTGAAGTCACACAGGCTGTTAAAGAGGAGTTAGGAATCATCATGAACTATTCTCACGAGGTGTTGGTTCCAATCAGTATTTTACTTTTATCAAGTATTTTTTTCTTGAGTATAGCGCTTTGGAATGTCAAAAGAATTGAAATGAAGCGATAA
- a CDS encoding helix-turn-helix domain-containing protein — protein sequence MFECEDKIQLTYNDNNKTYYLNIVEDFSLQFVLLFYLKESIRFKLIEGMFSDTLGDMSEVADQFYLTYSSLRRELLYLKKELTKYGLTIDTKKRIKIQGNELHIRLFYTVLHLDSYGGQSWPFPYIHQHEINHICTLFPSEIYNPAVASKKILLSIFTANSLVRAKNGHVIDPATINVPLFDSQHESYQQSVDELSLIFKKMLPLVNEDQRLIEIRTLLSCVLAFGSYPGISRASNFFYLNKELQEQNFLNSVIYLMNQLENYAISPITNDEYSNIFNKLCLTHYRVLLFGNKSFVNLPVWVDPNDDLLTYNRQRTALFTQALEQEFTRPIMSRFADYKSYLLFEYHNILMHTLDWDKHKPNIHVLFLSKYSGNKLENMVTSSFKALYNFDSTYELTSQVDLIISDMILSPQTLSTIGATQPTIYVQPTVSVSDYRVIAKKLSELTWKKMKQTKHL from the coding sequence GTGTTTGAATGTGAGGATAAAATTCAGTTGACTTACAATGATAATAATAAAACCTATTATTTAAACATCGTTGAAGATTTTTCGCTACAGTTTGTTCTTCTATTTTATTTGAAGGAGTCTATTCGCTTTAAATTGATTGAAGGAATGTTCTCGGATACTTTAGGGGATATGTCTGAGGTTGCAGATCAGTTTTATTTGACATATTCTTCATTAAGAAGAGAACTTTTATACTTAAAAAAAGAATTAACAAAGTATGGACTAACAATCGATACGAAAAAAAGAATCAAAATTCAAGGAAATGAACTGCATATTCGTTTGTTTTATACCGTGCTGCACTTAGATTCTTACGGAGGGCAATCTTGGCCTTTCCCGTATATTCATCAGCATGAGATCAATCATATCTGTACTCTGTTTCCATCAGAAATTTATAATCCTGCGGTTGCCTCAAAAAAAATCTTACTTAGTATTTTTACGGCTAACTCACTTGTTAGGGCCAAAAATGGGCATGTAATCGATCCAGCAACGATCAATGTTCCCTTATTTGATTCTCAACATGAGTCGTACCAGCAATCAGTTGATGAATTAAGTTTGATTTTCAAAAAAATGCTTCCTTTAGTGAATGAAGATCAGCGGTTGATTGAAATTCGAACATTGTTGAGTTGTGTCTTAGCCTTTGGCAGTTATCCTGGCATATCTAGAGCGTCCAATTTCTTTTATTTAAATAAAGAACTACAGGAGCAAAACTTTTTAAATAGCGTGATCTATTTGATGAATCAGCTGGAAAATTATGCGATTTCTCCCATTACGAATGACGAATATAGTAACATCTTCAATAAACTTTGTTTGACACATTATCGTGTTTTATTGTTTGGCAATAAATCTTTTGTGAATTTACCTGTTTGGGTAGATCCTAACGACGATCTTTTAACATATAATAGACAACGTACTGCTTTATTTACTCAAGCATTAGAACAAGAGTTTACTCGTCCGATCATGTCAAGATTCGCAGATTACAAAAGCTATTTACTTTTTGAATATCACAATATTTTAATGCATACGTTAGATTGGGATAAACATAAGCCAAACATTCATGTGCTATTCCTCTCAAAATACAGCGGTAATAAATTAGAAAATATGGTAACCAGCAGTTTTAAAGCTTTGTACAATTTCGACTCAACTTATGAATTGACTTCACAAGTCGACTTGATCATAAGTGACATGATCTTGTCGCCCCAAACACTTTCTACTATTGGAGCTACACAACCAACTATTTACGTTCAACCGACTGTTTCCGTCTCCGATTATAGAGTGATTGCAAAAAAATTGTCTGAATTGACGTGGAAAAAAATGAAACAAACAAAGCATCTTTAA